The Myxococcales bacterium DNA window TAATATCTACTCATATTTTATAGGTGTTATTAATATTAATTTTTTATCCATAGTCGAAACTTTAAATAAATTAAGTTCGTATGATATAATCAACCATTTCTTTATATCACCTATATTTGAAGAAATATTTTTTCGAGCAATTCTTTGTTCGGTTTTTGCGTATTTATGCGGGTGGAACGTTTCTTTTATTGTTGTTACGAATGGGTTGTTATTTAGTATCGCACATTTTTACTATGGGAACCCAGATCCGGCCAATCTAGTCGGAGGTTATTTTCTCGCGTGGTCTTTTTGTATAAGTCGTTCTGTAATTACGCCGATAATGTTTCATATCATAGGTAATGCTCTTTGTTTTTTTCCAAATATTATAAGCACGTTTTACCCAACGCTAATCTTGGATGTAACTTCAAAGCTTAATTTTTTCTAGTTATCCAGGGGCACATACCGTTTGTGTCCCCGAAAAAGCTTCTAAATATCAAATAGTTGCTTGTTTTAAGAGGGGCGGCTCCTCTCTTTTGGGGACGCTTACCGTTTGTCTCCCCCGAAAGTGTTTGCGAAATTGGGTATCTGCAAGTATGCCTGCCGCCCGATGAAAACAGTCGATAATGCAATAAGGGGCGAGATCACCCGCCGCAAGACCTTCGCGATAATTTCGCATCCCGATGCCGGAAAGACAACCGTCACCGAGAAGCTGCTCCTTTTTGGGAACGCCATCCAGATGGCGGGTACCGTCAAGGCGAAGCGATCTGCGCAGTTCGCCACCTCCGATTGGATGGAGATAGAAAAACAGCGCGGCATTTCAGTCACCTCTGCGGTGATGCAGTTTTCGTATGCCAATCACGAGATCAATCTTCTCGATACCCCTGGCCACGCCGATTTCAGCGAGGATACATACCGAGTTCTTACGGCCGTCGACAGCGCGCTGATGGTCATCGATGCCGCAAAGGGAATCGAGGCGCAGACTAAAAAACTTTTTCAGGTCTGCCGAGATCGCCACATGCCGATCATGACGTTGATGAACAAGATGGATCGCGAGGGGCGAAATCCATTCGATCTGATCGATGAACTTGAGAATCAGCTCCATCTTTCATGCACGGTCATGACCTGGCCAATAGGCCAGGGGCGCGATTTTCGCGGT harbors:
- a CDS encoding CPBP family intramembrane metalloprotease, with the protein product MYLITVKFQNCIAWFSKFFNGDSFEGFGNEWYFLIIKIIYLGFALIIMRYVGGLSPKQLGITIDRNKKTFIFWFASSVGFAILVMCFYILLINIYSYFIGVININFLSIVETLNKLSSYDIINHFFISPIFEEIFFRAILCSVFAYLCGWNVSFIVVTNGLLFSIAHFYYGNPDPANLVGGYFLAWSFCISRSVITPIMFHIIGNALCFFPNIISTFYPTLILDVTSKLNFF